In one window of Prionailurus bengalensis isolate Pbe53 chromosome B3, Fcat_Pben_1.1_paternal_pri, whole genome shotgun sequence DNA:
- the ACOT4 gene encoding peroxisomal succinyl-coenzyme A thioesterase — translation MATVILEPTGRCGWDKPVRITVRGLSPGQHVTLRASLRDEKGALFRAHARYQADAGGLLDLARAPALGGSFTGLEPMGLLWALEPEKPFWRFVKRDVQTPFAVEVEVFEGLEPDIGRVLSRTVLERDFLRPGMRRVPVRSGRVRGTLFLPPGPGPFPGIIDIFGIGGGLLEYRASLLAGHGFATLALAYYNFEDLPEELDSIDLTYFEEAVCYMLQHSQVKGPGIGLLGISLGADICLSMASFLKNISATVSINGSGLSGNKPIYYKQTCIPSLGYDLRRIKVTFSGLLDIVDTRNDTVGGYENPSMIPIEKAQGPILFIVGQDDHNWRSELYAQIASERLQAHGKERLKIISYPGTGHYIEPPYFPLCPASVHKLLNKPVLWGGEPRAHSKAQEDAWKQILTFFCKHLGGPQNIASPKL, via the exons ATGGCGACCGTGATCCTGGAGCCCACGGGCCGCTGCGGCTGGGACAAGCCCGTGCGCATCACCGTGCGCGGCCTCTCCCCGGGACAGCACGTCACGCTGCGCGCGTCCCTGCGCGACGAGAAGGGCGCGCTCTTCCGGGCCCACGCGCGGTATCAAGCGGACGCCGGCGGCCTCCTGGACCTGGCGCGCGCGCCCGCGCTGGGCGGCAGCttcacggggctcgagcccatgggGCTGCTCTGGGCCTTGGAGCCCGAGAAGCCTTTTTGGCGGTTTGTGAAGCGGGACGTGCAGACGCCCTTCGCGGTGGAGGTGGAGGTGTTCGAGGGCCTTGAGCCCGACATCGGGCGGGTCCTGAGCCGGACGGTGCTGGAGCGCGACTTCCTGCGGCCGGGGATGCGGCGCGTGCCGGTGCGCTCGGGCCGCGTGCGCGGCACGCTCTTCCTGCCGCCTG GACCTGGACCTTTCCCAGGGATCATTGACATCTTTGGAATTGGAGGGGGCCTGTTGGAATACAGAGCCAGCCTTCTGGCTGGTCATGGCTTTGCCACGTTGGCGCTAGCTTATTATAATTTTGAAGATCTTCCCGAGGAATTGGATAGCATAGACCTGACCTACTTTGAAGAAGCCGTATGCTACATGCTTCAACACTCCCAG gtAAAGGGCCCAGGCATTGGGCTTCTGGGCATTTCTTTAGGGGCTGATATTTGTCTCTCCATGGcctcttttttaaagaacatctCAGCCACAGTTTCCATCAATGGATCTGGGTTAAGTGGAAACAAACCTATATACTACAAGCAGACTTGCATCCCTTCATTGGGCTATGATCTGAGGAGAATCAAGGTCACTTTCTCAGGCCTCCTGGACATTGTGGATACACGGAATGATACTGTAGGAGGCTATGAGAACCCCAGCATGATTCCAATTGAGAAGGCCCAAGGGCCCATCCTCTTCATCGTGGGTCAGGATGACCATAACTGGAGGAGTGAGTTATATGCCCAAATAGCCTCTGAACGGTTACAGGCCCATGGAAAGGAAAGACTTAAGATCATCTCTTATCCTGGGACTGGGCATTACATTGAGCCTCCTTACTTCCCCCTGTGCCCAGCTTCTGTGCATAAATTACTGAACAAACCTGTGCTCTGGGGTGGGGAGCCCAGGGCTCATTCTAAGGCCCAGGAAGATGCTTGGAAACAAATTCTAACCTTTTTCTGCAAACATCTTGGAGGTCCCCAGAATATAGCTTCTCCCAAATTGTAA